The Deltaproteobacteria bacterium genome has a window encoding:
- a CDS encoding ABC transporter permease, protein MMFNPIMTGSLHLLMFIALVYFTYSIVSTPGLLRFSLKAILGRRHISIILGATILVCMMALTVMGGYFQHSFWGLSESTIRSETGHFQIYQAGYAEHGKQEPWKYKLTQYKSLVESLKKDPFLATKIDVIAPELNFSGLISNGDTSATFVARAVEPAADRKLSAFGETITQGQRFSSGDEGVGLIGKGVATQLAASPGTILTLLSNSPNDGMAATDLEVKGVTESFSEDYDDVAVKLTLSNAWDMLGTESVDRVIILLKSSEDLLEVMNYTQDLLSQKGFILEYRDWKSLATFYGSVERLYKNIFTFFSTVIMLFALLFIGSVLMIMTTERTDEIALLRAFGAQPNSILKGFVNETILLGFVMGAIALALCLGAVAVFNQFGIEAPPPPGASKGYLIKLRVFETPWFVLHVFEFIVCAVFLSCLFPAYQGCKANIIQALRNG, encoded by the coding sequence ATGATGTTCAACCCAATCATGACCGGCAGCCTTCACCTGCTTATGTTTATTGCGCTCGTGTATTTTACCTACTCAATCGTGAGTACCCCAGGTCTTTTGAGATTCTCATTAAAGGCCATCCTGGGGCGTAGACACATCAGCATCATTCTAGGTGCGACCATACTTGTTTGTATGATGGCGTTAACTGTTATGGGCGGCTATTTCCAACATTCATTTTGGGGCCTTTCAGAAAGCACCATTCGCAGCGAGACCGGGCATTTCCAAATATATCAGGCTGGCTATGCAGAACACGGGAAACAAGAACCGTGGAAGTACAAACTTACGCAATACAAAAGCCTCGTCGAAAGCTTGAAGAAAGATCCGTTCCTCGCGACAAAAATTGACGTTATTGCACCAGAACTCAATTTCAGCGGCCTGATTTCAAACGGCGATACGTCTGCCACATTCGTTGCGCGAGCTGTTGAGCCAGCTGCGGATCGAAAGTTATCGGCATTTGGAGAAACCATCACACAAGGTCAGCGCTTTTCCAGCGGTGATGAGGGAGTTGGTCTTATTGGTAAGGGAGTTGCAACCCAGCTGGCAGCCTCGCCAGGTACTATCCTCACCTTACTATCCAACAGTCCCAACGATGGGATGGCCGCGACAGACTTAGAAGTAAAGGGAGTCACGGAGAGTTTCTCGGAAGATTACGATGACGTGGCGGTCAAGCTAACACTTTCTAATGCATGGGACATGTTGGGGACCGAATCTGTTGATAGAGTAATTATCCTCCTCAAATCCAGCGAAGACCTTCTCGAGGTCATGAACTACACCCAAGACCTTCTCAGTCAAAAAGGGTTTATCCTCGAATACCGAGATTGGAAATCACTGGCTACATTTTATGGATCGGTAGAGAGGCTCTATAAAAACATCTTCACCTTCTTTTCAACGGTGATTATGCTCTTCGCCCTGCTCTTTATTGGCAGTGTCCTAATGATTATGACAACCGAACGAACAGATGAGATTGCGCTGCTACGTGCATTTGGCGCCCAGCCCAACTCAATCTTAAAAGGATTCGTGAACGAGACGATACTACTGGGATTCGTCATGGGAGCAATTGCTCTTGCCCTCTGTCTCGGTGCGGTCGCTGTATTCAATCAATTTGGCATTGAAGCCCCTCCTCCACCTGGAGCAAGCAAAGGGTATCTGATCAAGCTAAGAGTATTTGAAACACCTTGGTTTGTCCTTCACGTGTTTGAGTTCATTGTATGTGCAGTGTTCCTCTCGTGCCTCTTCCCTGCTTACCAGGGTTGCAAAGCAAATATCATCCAAGCCCTTCGAAACGGATAA
- a CDS encoding ammonium transporter, with the protein MDTSLLNAGDTSWMLMSTALVMLMTPGLAFFYAGLVKKRNVVNTLMMSMIALGVISLVWMGVGYSLAFAPGNPWVGGFDFIALSGVDMQPQEGSTIPHNLFMGFQMMFAIITPALISGALVGRMKFTSYILFIILWSIGIYSPLCHWVWGGGWLAEHGALDFAGGTVVHISAGVSALVAAMVLGPRDPKERVAAHAHDVPMTVLGAALLWMGWFGFNAGSALAADGIAAHALVTTHLAAGAGLATWVLLDLVLKKRAGAVGASIGAVVGLVTITPAAGFVTVTGAVVMGILGASASYATLRFLSRRNFDDTLDVFACHGVGGIVGSILTGVFASAKVNPGSDNGLIYGNIDLMLPQTEATLATILFAGAGTALLLKLLEMTVGIRVQSPEEDNLDRAQHSESAYATHSNLPLGQLVIQHGLASQKDIESCLSLQKKEENPEPLGSMLIQRGLLTESLLQQLLLTQALSH; encoded by the coding sequence ATGGATACATCACTCTTAAATGCAGGAGACACAAGCTGGATGCTTATGTCCACTGCACTCGTAATGCTAATGACACCTGGACTCGCTTTTTTCTATGCGGGCCTCGTTAAAAAAAGAAACGTCGTGAATACCCTCATGATGAGCATGATCGCTCTTGGCGTGATCAGTCTGGTTTGGATGGGGGTCGGTTATTCCCTGGCCTTTGCACCCGGTAATCCCTGGGTAGGAGGTTTCGATTTTATTGCTCTAAGCGGTGTAGATATGCAGCCTCAAGAAGGAAGTACGATCCCTCATAATCTCTTTATGGGATTTCAAATGATGTTTGCCATCATCACACCTGCTTTAATTTCCGGAGCCCTTGTTGGGCGAATGAAATTCACAAGCTACATACTCTTCATCATCCTGTGGAGCATCGGTATTTACAGCCCACTCTGCCATTGGGTTTGGGGTGGAGGATGGCTTGCAGAACATGGTGCACTTGATTTCGCCGGTGGAACCGTCGTGCATATTTCCGCAGGTGTTTCGGCCCTGGTTGCCGCCATGGTTCTTGGACCACGTGATCCCAAAGAGCGCGTTGCCGCACACGCTCACGATGTGCCCATGACTGTTCTAGGCGCAGCGCTGCTATGGATGGGATGGTTTGGATTCAATGCCGGATCAGCCTTAGCCGCTGATGGCATTGCAGCCCACGCATTGGTCACCACCCACCTGGCAGCTGGAGCTGGCCTTGCAACGTGGGTCCTGCTCGATCTTGTTCTAAAGAAACGCGCCGGCGCGGTTGGCGCATCCATAGGAGCCGTGGTGGGACTGGTCACGATTACACCCGCCGCTGGGTTTGTGACCGTTACTGGAGCGGTTGTTATGGGAATTTTAGGGGCGAGTGCAAGCTACGCAACGCTTCGGTTTCTTAGCCGAAGAAACTTCGATGATACCCTTGATGTCTTCGCCTGCCATGGTGTTGGAGGCATTGTTGGCTCCATTCTAACCGGCGTTTTCGCAAGCGCAAAAGTCAACCCAGGCAGTGACAACGGCCTAATCTATGGAAATATTGATTTAATGCTTCCACAAACAGAGGCTACCCTTGCGACGATTCTATTCGCTGGCGCAGGCACCGCTCTTCTGCTCAAATTACTGGAGATGACGGTTGGTATCCGTGTGCAAAGCCCCGAAGAAGACAATTTGGATCGCGCACAGCACAGTGAATCAGCCTATGCGACCCATTCCAACTTACCACTCGGCCAATTGGTCATCCAACACGGGCTGGCCAGTCAAAAGGATATCGAGAGTTGCCTCTCGCTTCAGAAAAAAGAAGAAAATCCAGAGCCGCTTGGCTCAATGCTGATTCAAAGAGGTTTACTCACGGAGTCATTGCTTCAACAGCTCTTGTTAACCCAGGCGTTGAGTCATTAA
- a CDS encoding ABC transporter ATP-binding protein, with protein sequence MNPKTQTVATLNGVSKTYGESYGNPIQALKPTNLTLERGKIYCLVGPSGSGKTTLLNLLGLLETPSSGSIHFSEQEVSKADESIRTDFRASKISFIFQENYLVPFYSALDNVLLPIIHTRKLLDEDYELAKELLRGVGLGREINKRISQLSGGQRQRVCIARALLKSPDLIIADEPSSALDSVTTKSILKIFDRLSSQNHAAIIVSTHDQTVIEAFNENIITLRDGEIYPC encoded by the coding sequence ATGAACCCCAAGACTCAGACAGTGGCCACTCTTAACGGCGTGAGTAAGACCTATGGAGAGTCATACGGCAATCCGATACAGGCCCTTAAACCAACCAATCTGACCTTAGAACGAGGCAAAATCTATTGCCTGGTAGGTCCATCTGGGAGCGGCAAGACTACCCTCTTAAATCTCCTAGGACTCTTAGAAACGCCATCAAGTGGTTCTATCCATTTCTCAGAGCAAGAGGTTTCGAAGGCAGACGAATCGATCAGAACCGATTTTCGAGCCTCAAAGATTTCATTCATTTTTCAAGAAAACTACCTCGTTCCTTTTTACAGCGCCCTCGATAATGTTTTGCTGCCAATCATTCATACTAGAAAACTACTGGATGAAGACTATGAATTGGCAAAAGAACTTTTGCGAGGCGTTGGACTTGGTCGCGAGATCAACAAAAGGATAAGCCAACTAAGTGGTGGTCAGAGACAACGGGTCTGCATTGCACGCGCACTTCTAAAATCACCCGATTTGATCATTGCGGACGAACCATCATCCGCTCTCGACAGTGTTACCACCAAATCAATACTTAAGATCTTTGACCGGCTTAGTTCACAAAACCATGCCGCTATTATCGTATCCACCCATGACCAAACCGTCATTGAAGCATTCAATGAAAATATCATCACCCTGAGGGACGGAGAAATTTACCCATGTTAA
- a CDS encoding glutamine synthetase has product MTQTIKAEYLWLDGAHPTQELRSKTRILRVENTQELCVKDIPDWGYDGSSTYQATGGDSDLTLKPVFTTNDPIRSGNSIVVLCEVMYADGRPHETNHRAQLRDVLDKGAAGEQAWFGFEQEYTFFMEQNPLGWPNGGYPAPQGPFYCSVGANVAYGRKVVERHTDACLDAGLLLFGTNAEVMPGQWEFQIGFRGDTNENIDPLICADHLWVARWMLHRIAEDEGIQVSFENKPIKGDWNGAGMHTNFSTANMRSKFTGMGTIENAIAALGNKHQEHIAIYGAGLAERLTGEHETCSITQFRHGVADRGASIRIPRHVSQDGYGYIEDRRPGANANPYQVCSRILMSVCGID; this is encoded by the coding sequence ATGACTCAGACAATCAAAGCGGAATACCTATGGCTCGATGGAGCCCACCCCACCCAAGAACTTCGTTCTAAAACCCGAATCTTACGTGTAGAAAATACCCAAGAACTTTGCGTTAAAGACATACCCGATTGGGGCTACGATGGTTCATCGACGTACCAGGCAACAGGCGGTGACTCAGATCTCACCCTTAAGCCTGTTTTTACAACCAATGACCCTATCCGCAGTGGAAACTCGATCGTGGTCTTGTGCGAAGTCATGTATGCAGATGGTCGTCCTCACGAAACGAACCACAGAGCGCAACTTCGCGATGTGCTCGACAAAGGCGCAGCCGGCGAGCAAGCATGGTTTGGTTTTGAACAAGAGTACACATTCTTTATGGAGCAAAATCCTCTTGGTTGGCCAAACGGTGGCTACCCAGCACCTCAAGGGCCATTTTACTGCTCCGTTGGCGCCAATGTCGCGTACGGCCGTAAGGTTGTTGAGCGTCACACCGATGCTTGCCTCGACGCCGGCCTGCTGCTTTTCGGAACGAACGCTGAAGTCATGCCTGGTCAGTGGGAATTCCAAATAGGTTTTCGTGGTGATACCAATGAGAACATCGATCCGCTGATCTGCGCCGACCATCTATGGGTTGCGCGCTGGATGCTGCACCGCATCGCAGAAGACGAAGGCATTCAAGTATCCTTTGAAAACAAGCCAATCAAAGGCGACTGGAATGGCGCGGGAATGCACACCAACTTTTCTACCGCAAATATGCGAAGCAAATTTACCGGAATGGGAACCATTGAAAACGCAATTGCTGCCCTTGGTAATAAGCATCAAGAGCACATCGCTATTTATGGAGCCGGTCTTGCAGAGCGGCTCACGGGCGAGCACGAAACCTGCAGCATCACTCAGTTTCGCCACGGCGTCGCTGACCGAGGTGCATCCATCCGGATCCCTCGACATGTTTCTCAAGACGGCTACGGTTATATTGAAGACCGTCGCCCCGGTGCCAATGCAAACCCATACCAGGTTTGCAGTCGCATCCTTATGAGCGTCTGTGGAATCGACTGA
- the glsA gene encoding glutaminase A produces the protein MQVRSTTTAKKKTKSKASATKPQQTPDLHLEREAAIFRALDSHQLGYLKREQILIALEKAGLHLDDPRLVETQKRLQELDPPNKIELEKFSGAIAPSVALVEQALQGRLVIPDFENFCTEMQEIYDVTKTNTDGTVADYIPQLGRVNPDQYGVSLCTIDGQRFSIGESDVRFCVQSSTKPINYCLALETNDTEKVHNHVGREPSGRGFNELALNHNGRPHNPMINAGAIMTCSLIKPELNVADRFDYVMEQWAELAGGQKPSFSNSVYLSERQSADRNFALGYFMRENKAFPENTELVDILEFYFQSCSIEMTADMMSMVAATLANGGICPSTGKRVFGPETVQNCLSLMYSCGMYDFSGEFAFSIGLPAKSGVSGVMMIVVPNVMGLCTWSPRLDRLGNSVRGIAFCKELVSRYNFHNYDNLTGISDKKDPRIQTMANESDLTTMMIWAASKGDLTAIQRLIARGASIDTSDYDGRTPLHLAAAEGQCHVVELFIEHGAILNPVDRWGGTPLQDAQKGNHKDIAKILKSASSN, from the coding sequence ATGCAAGTTCGCAGCACCACAACTGCCAAAAAGAAAACCAAATCCAAGGCTTCGGCCACCAAACCACAGCAAACTCCTGATTTACATCTTGAACGTGAAGCAGCCATTTTTAGAGCCTTAGATAGCCATCAACTCGGTTATTTAAAACGTGAACAGATTTTAATAGCGCTGGAAAAAGCAGGACTTCACCTTGATGATCCTCGGCTCGTAGAGACACAAAAAAGACTGCAAGAGCTGGACCCGCCGAACAAAATCGAATTGGAAAAGTTTTCAGGCGCGATTGCTCCGTCGGTTGCATTGGTTGAGCAAGCATTGCAAGGCCGACTCGTGATTCCCGATTTCGAAAATTTCTGTACCGAGATGCAGGAAATCTACGACGTCACCAAAACCAACACCGACGGCACTGTTGCGGACTACATTCCGCAGCTTGGACGCGTGAACCCTGACCAATACGGTGTCTCGCTTTGCACAATCGATGGCCAACGATTCTCCATCGGTGAATCAGATGTTCGTTTCTGCGTACAATCCTCAACAAAGCCAATTAATTACTGCCTGGCACTTGAAACCAATGACACGGAAAAAGTTCATAACCATGTGGGCCGTGAACCAAGCGGGCGCGGGTTCAATGAGCTGGCTTTGAACCACAATGGTAGACCCCACAACCCCATGATCAATGCCGGTGCAATCATGACCTGCTCTCTGATTAAACCAGAGCTCAATGTGGCCGACCGCTTTGACTATGTCATGGAACAATGGGCTGAGCTTGCGGGTGGACAAAAGCCTTCCTTTAGCAATTCGGTTTATTTGTCAGAACGTCAATCTGCCGACCGTAATTTCGCGCTGGGTTACTTTATGCGTGAAAACAAAGCATTCCCTGAGAATACAGAACTCGTCGATATTCTCGAGTTCTATTTTCAATCCTGCTCCATCGAGATGACTGCAGACATGATGTCTATGGTTGCAGCCACACTTGCCAATGGCGGCATTTGTCCATCCACCGGCAAACGCGTATTTGGTCCAGAAACAGTTCAAAATTGCCTCTCACTTATGTACTCGTGCGGCATGTATGACTTCAGTGGTGAATTTGCTTTCTCCATCGGTCTGCCTGCTAAGAGCGGTGTCTCTGGGGTCATGATGATTGTTGTGCCGAATGTGATGGGGCTATGCACTTGGTCTCCAAGACTTGACCGTTTGGGCAACTCCGTAAGAGGCATCGCCTTCTGTAAAGAACTTGTTAGCCGCTATAATTTCCACAACTACGATAACCTGACTGGTATTTCGGACAAGAAAGATCCCCGAATTCAAACCATGGCCAATGAGAGTGATCTCACCACCATGATGATTTGGGCCGCAAGTAAAGGTGATCTAACCGCCATTCAGCGATTGATTGCTCGCGGCGCCTCCATCGATACATCGGATTACGATGGGCGTACGCCGCTGCATCTCGCTGCCGCTGAAGGGCAATGCCACGTTGTAGAGCTCTTCATCGAGCACGGAGCTATTCTCAATCCTGTAGACAGATGGGGCGGGACACCACTGCAGGATGCCCAAAAAGGAAATCACAAAGATATTGCTAAAATTTTGAAGAGTGCGTCATCGAACTAA
- a CDS encoding response regulator transcription factor: MKLEGLIRIYLVDDHPVFRLGLAGLLRAEPKMQLEGETDSGRQALEEIPSKKIDIVVLDLSLQDMSGLDLIRELRREKKDDFSILVLSMHDEDVFAERALKLGADGYLMKNTAPVDILHAIRQIARKEVALSKRQSDLMLKRILGRGSHNGDSPLQSLSDRELEVFELVGHGKSTRIVAEKLFISVKTVETHQAHIKRKLGLSNHAELMRSAFAWINELNPSIT; the protein is encoded by the coding sequence ATGAAACTCGAGGGCTTGATCCGTATTTACCTGGTGGATGATCATCCAGTATTCAGGTTGGGGTTAGCTGGCTTGTTACGTGCAGAACCAAAAATGCAATTAGAGGGCGAAACGGATTCGGGTCGCCAGGCATTAGAAGAAATTCCATCGAAGAAGATTGATATTGTTGTTTTAGATCTTTCCCTTCAAGATATGAGTGGACTGGACTTAATTCGCGAGTTACGCAGAGAAAAAAAAGACGATTTTTCAATACTTGTTTTATCAATGCATGACGAAGATGTTTTCGCCGAGAGAGCGCTCAAACTGGGTGCAGATGGCTATTTGATGAAGAATACGGCCCCTGTGGATATACTTCATGCCATTCGTCAAATCGCACGTAAAGAAGTTGCGCTTAGTAAGCGTCAGTCTGATTTGATGCTGAAACGCATTCTCGGCCGCGGGTCTCATAATGGTGATTCACCATTGCAGTCATTAAGCGACCGTGAGTTGGAAGTTTTTGAATTGGTGGGTCATGGTAAAAGTACTCGTATTGTCGCGGAGAAACTTTTTATCAGTGTGAAAACCGTTGAAACTCATCAAGCACATATCAAGCGCAAACTTGGATTATCGAATCATGCAGAATTGATGCGTTCAGCATTTGCCTGGATCAATGAATTGAACCCCTCGATTACTTGA
- a CDS encoding cytochrome P450 gives MTTYVSKASNDTLSAPPMIGGRLPMVGHTLEFLKDPTGVMRRGYKEKGPIFSIDLGMKKAVALIGPDYHKFFFKETDGIFSMRQGYETLMKMFDKRLFFFAHLTEYQEQMKVILPLLQHNNRFVDMMVSEVDYFMEHILGDSGEIDVTDAFGPLVMHVGASAFFGEEFRRKLGSEYFEVFRKFSQGADVVLPSWLPLPKFKRSKEAKAKIETMIHELMDERRKNPLEPKDLFQELIESTYYDGKPVPDGLLVSMLLFIPWAAHETTVGQTSWTLIELLQNEDYLERVKGELAEVIGDTQNYRPDQLKGLKTIDWAIKESERMHPVAYMYMRGVRDDFYLDGYEIKQGTMVFAVPDTAHRIPEVFKDPDRYDPLRFAPDRAEDKKPYSLIGFGGGIHRCSGVNFAKLEMKIIMAKLLQNYNITLLDKNPRAKPGQETKWPKSPCRIKYSRR, from the coding sequence ATGACTACCTATGTTTCGAAAGCGTCAAATGATACCCTCAGTGCCCCTCCCATGATTGGTGGACGTCTCCCAATGGTGGGCCATACACTGGAATTTCTCAAGGACCCTACAGGCGTCATGCGTCGAGGCTATAAAGAGAAGGGCCCCATTTTTTCGATTGACCTCGGTATGAAAAAGGCCGTTGCCTTGATTGGACCGGATTATCATAAGTTCTTCTTTAAAGAGACCGATGGTATCTTCTCCATGCGCCAAGGCTACGAAACGCTCATGAAGATGTTTGATAAGCGACTTTTCTTTTTTGCCCACCTAACCGAATACCAAGAACAGATGAAGGTGATCTTACCTCTTCTGCAACACAACAATCGTTTCGTGGACATGATGGTCTCAGAGGTGGACTACTTCATGGAGCATATCCTCGGGGACTCGGGCGAGATCGACGTGACCGATGCCTTTGGCCCTCTGGTCATGCATGTGGGAGCGAGCGCCTTTTTTGGTGAAGAGTTTCGACGAAAACTCGGCTCAGAATACTTCGAAGTCTTCAGGAAATTCTCTCAGGGGGCCGATGTGGTGCTTCCATCGTGGCTCCCTTTGCCTAAGTTCAAGCGCAGTAAAGAAGCCAAGGCTAAGATTGAGACCATGATCCACGAGCTCATGGACGAGCGCCGTAAGAATCCGCTTGAGCCCAAGGACCTATTTCAGGAACTCATTGAGTCTACCTACTATGACGGCAAACCTGTACCCGATGGGCTCTTGGTAAGTATGCTTCTCTTCATTCCCTGGGCAGCGCACGAAACTACCGTGGGACAGACCAGCTGGACGCTGATTGAGCTGCTTCAAAACGAAGACTATCTAGAGCGCGTGAAAGGGGAACTTGCCGAAGTCATCGGTGACACCCAGAACTATCGTCCCGACCAGCTCAAAGGGCTCAAGACCATTGACTGGGCCATCAAAGAGTCCGAGCGCATGCACCCTGTTGCGTACATGTACATGCGAGGGGTTCGAGATGACTTTTATCTCGATGGGTATGAGATCAAACAAGGCACCATGGTCTTTGCCGTTCCCGATACGGCGCACCGAATCCCAGAAGTCTTCAAAGACCCTGATAGGTATGACCCACTACGATTCGCACCGGATAGGGCCGAAGATAAGAAACCCTACAGCCTGATTGGGTTTGGAGGCGGAATTCATCGCTGCTCGGGTGTAAATTTTGCCAAGCTTGAGATGAAAATTATCATGGCCAAGCTCTTACAGAACTACAACATCACGCTTTTGGACAAAAACCCGAGAGCCAAACCCGGCCAAGAGACCAAGTGGCCCAAGAGCCCCTGCCGGATCAAATACTCTCGTCGCTAG
- a CDS encoding outer membrane lipoprotein-sorting protein, whose product MNRFTMTLLLTISCSGIASASQTIEPSEILKVVDAHRGLNGDYSNRMKIEVYEDKKLSSTTNYQMWVGREDQERKVLLRYLSPAQERNNLVLFRDNKMWVYNQKTSRPIPVSASQRLSGSASIGDTVNIELQKYYDATIEPEEKKGQIKLSLKASNSRALYKQVELTVHAKTYAPIHARFFTKSGKLLKTAHYRSYRKIGRQEVCSEIIIEDALRPKSLTRTLFSSFDSSELPTAYFDKNYLPKVNFEN is encoded by the coding sequence ATGAATCGTTTCACCATGACATTGCTATTAACAATTTCTTGCTCAGGCATCGCATCTGCAAGCCAAACCATCGAACCGTCAGAGATCCTAAAAGTGGTCGATGCCCATCGTGGTCTCAATGGCGACTACAGCAATCGGATGAAAATTGAAGTCTACGAAGACAAAAAACTTTCATCTACAACCAATTACCAAATGTGGGTTGGCAGAGAAGACCAAGAACGAAAAGTACTGTTACGCTATTTGTCACCGGCACAAGAACGCAACAATTTGGTATTGTTTCGAGACAACAAGATGTGGGTGTACAATCAGAAGACATCCCGGCCTATCCCTGTATCAGCTTCTCAAAGACTTTCAGGAAGTGCTTCCATTGGGGACACCGTAAACATTGAATTGCAAAAGTACTACGATGCGACCATTGAGCCCGAAGAGAAAAAAGGCCAAATAAAGCTTAGCCTCAAAGCATCGAATTCCCGCGCGCTCTACAAGCAAGTAGAGTTAACGGTTCATGCAAAGACCTACGCACCAATACACGCACGTTTCTTCACCAAAAGCGGCAAGTTACTGAAGACTGCTCACTACAGATCTTACAGAAAAATCGGTCGACAAGAAGTTTGCAGTGAAATCATTATTGAAGACGCGCTGCGCCCCAAATCCTTAACCCGAACGTTATTTTCTAGCTTTGACTCTTCGGAACTACCAACGGCTTATTTCGATAAGAACTATCTGCCTAAGGTCAACTTCGAGAACTAA
- a CDS encoding NAD(P)/FAD-dependent oxidoreductase — protein MKYDVIVVGSGMGGMTAAALCGLIGMKVLIVEKHKVFGGMTVPFKIKGRRFNAGLHWFNWPARGQDNYEKIWTLLSGGGAPWVKLPDDVERFLHNGKEFIRPNGHKEYQDQLVDLFPNEKKKIIRYLKDIRNISEDFDHYCGYQCLRETKVGKRAKSILGNLVRKFDKVTVREYFDTNGFSTELQNHLAYTWDNYGLPPNLASFTMHAFFAWDSLNGSYIQKNSAMDISKSFRNTIKKNNGEVITGHGVEDFLVKDGTIQGVLLDDGRCYESEAVISTIGFFETFEKLEHKYQPRSLNLIKSLREFYSFVVLNYCLDEQSSSSKSVPKGNYFVFDGVDSVDVTDWEELEKNQPQHFNYVNIHENQHSAQVIATVNTKHFYKWKETQLGNRGDDYVEYKELLANQVEDLVESVFPGFSNHVIHRNVSTPLSIEHYTSHMKGLCYGVGAYTGRYNLEDLKPVTPIKGLLLGGQDVCSPGVVGAFLGGLMAVSTLTRKNVVKEALKLCEGR, from the coding sequence ATGAAGTACGACGTGATTGTTGTTGGAAGCGGCATGGGCGGCATGACTGCAGCTGCCCTTTGTGGCCTAATTGGAATGAAAGTTCTTATTGTTGAGAAGCACAAAGTCTTCGGCGGCATGACAGTCCCCTTTAAGATTAAGGGACGACGTTTTAATGCAGGACTCCACTGGTTTAATTGGCCTGCCCGTGGACAAGATAACTACGAAAAAATCTGGACGCTCTTGAGTGGGGGCGGAGCCCCGTGGGTTAAGCTACCAGATGATGTTGAACGGTTCCTGCATAATGGTAAAGAATTTATTCGACCTAACGGACACAAAGAATATCAAGATCAGCTCGTAGACTTATTCCCCAATGAAAAGAAGAAAATCATTCGGTATCTCAAAGATATCAGAAACATCTCAGAGGACTTTGACCATTATTGTGGCTATCAGTGTCTACGAGAGACCAAGGTCGGAAAAAGAGCGAAATCAATTCTTGGGAACTTGGTTCGTAAATTCGATAAGGTCACCGTCCGTGAGTACTTCGACACAAATGGGTTCTCAACCGAATTGCAAAATCATCTCGCGTACACATGGGACAACTATGGCCTTCCCCCAAACCTTGCCAGTTTCACGATGCATGCTTTCTTTGCCTGGGACTCGCTCAATGGCTCATATATACAGAAAAACAGTGCTATGGATATTTCGAAGTCATTTCGAAACACCATCAAAAAAAATAACGGCGAAGTTATCACTGGACATGGTGTAGAAGATTTCTTGGTAAAAGACGGAACCATTCAAGGAGTGTTACTAGACGATGGTCGCTGCTATGAATCGGAAGCGGTCATTTCTACAATCGGATTTTTCGAAACTTTTGAGAAGCTTGAGCATAAGTACCAACCGCGCTCTTTAAATCTAATAAAGTCCCTTCGGGAGTTCTACTCATTTGTTGTGCTAAACTATTGCTTGGACGAACAATCTTCGAGTTCGAAAAGTGTACCTAAGGGTAACTACTTTGTTTTTGACGGTGTCGATTCCGTTGATGTCACAGACTGGGAAGAGCTTGAAAAAAATCAGCCCCAACATTTCAATTATGTGAATATACACGAAAACCAACATTCCGCACAGGTGATTGCTACCGTTAACACAAAACACTTTTATAAATGGAAGGAAACACAATTAGGAAATCGCGGCGATGATTATGTTGAATACAAAGAGCTTCTAGCCAATCAAGTCGAAGATTTAGTCGAATCTGTGTTTCCAGGTTTCTCAAACCACGTGATACATCGAAATGTAAGCACACCTTTATCGATTGAACATTACACATCCCACATGAAGGGCCTATGCTACGGCGTTGGGGCATATACGGGCCGCTACAACTTAGAGGATCTTAAACCTGTGACACCCATCAAAGGCCTTTTACTGGGCGGGCAAGATGTATGCAGTCCGGGAGTGGTAGGCGCATTCCTCGGTGGCCTTATGGCAGTATCAACATTAACTAGAAAGAATGTGGTGAAGGAAGCACTCAAGTTGTGTGAGGGGCGCTAG